AACAATATACACAAAATTTGCAAGTTCactacagtgaaaaataaatgatttgttaCCATTTTCATTGGCTAGAGCACCAACTCATTTACTCTAAAAATTGTTAAAGAATCATGCATTTATcttgaagaaatatatttcaggaaaataaattacTGATAAGGAAAAGTTCTTGACAGAAAAATTCTAGCCAATACAGAAAAATTATGGAATTAGAAAACTACAATTGCAAACCTCAATAAAACAACAGAGTAACAATCACCaatgaaaagcaaaaactttgcttgcttcagcagcacatatattaaaattgaataatacagagattagcatggcccctgtgcaaggatgacatgcaaatttgtgaagcGTATTAAAAtgctgtaaaacaaaaaaaagcaaaaaccattgAGTGGCAGGTTAATGAATGGTTAACTTCAAATGCAGGGACCAGGCTGATCCCACCTGCACCCACTGGTCAAGCAGCATTCAAAGTTGGACAGACAGATAACGTGCCTTCTGGTTTAACAGTACACAGCACCACTGATGAAAATTCATCTCCAAAACATGGAGCCTGAATCTAGGTCAGTCTCAATGTAACTACCAGTTTATAGGGAATTTGTGTgacaggaataaatttaaaaacacacgAAAGAAGCAAACGGCTAAATGTTGGACATTCTACAGGAAAAATGGCCCGGTTCCTCCCACAAATGAATGACATAAAGGAGTGAAGAGGTTTATAGAACAAAAGGGATTTAAGAGATGTAGCAACCAAATGAAATACATGGATCATACTTGGACTCattcaaacaaaccaaaaagatgTGGGATGTCCTTTCAATGATATGCCAGAAATCAGTAAATCTGATTTGATTAACACTAGTTACTAGTTATTAGCTAGAACATTCCAGTTGGTAAGTTGTcatacatatttaagaaatatgaatCCAAACTAGATTGTGATAATTCCCTCATAACTTCACCTCTACCTGAGTTTCGGGCTCTGCTATCCAGCTGCATACTAGTCTTCATCAGATGACACAGGCGTCTCCAACACTGCATGACTGGAACCTGAACTTCCTTATCTTCTGTTTCCCCTaaatctgttcttttttcaaattttctatctTGGAGTTGCCCTCTACCATCTATCTAGACACTTTTATCAGGAACTCAGAGAGCCATCTTTACCTCTTAGATATAATCAGTCTTGTAAGTCTTgcccaattttcttttctaaaactttaaaaatctgtccTGTCTTCTCTAGCAAATACCACAATGTTAGTTCAGGCCTTCATCTTCCTCAACAATTAAGACATCCTCCTAACTGGTTGTCTTGCCTGTAGCCTTTTCCTCTCATGGCCATCTGCCACACAGCCGTCACTTACCTGTGTTACAAACTGATGATGTCATTCCTGTGCTTAAAACTATCTAATACCTGGTATGTCAGTCTTAATTCCTTCACATGATTTGTGAGATCCTCCACTATATGAGCCTTGTCTTGTGCTTCATATATCTGATCCACTGAAGTGACTGTGGTTCTCTGATGCTAGAGTGCCTTTGcttctttgtgcttttgtttCCTCTGTGTGCAGAAAAAAATCTCACCCCTCACCTCCTCATTTATTAGTAAGTTCTCCAGGAATATTTTCCTGATGTTAAGTAGGTACTtcaatatgtgtatttttatcacTGGGCTGATCACACTGTTGAGTTACTGAATGAGAACTTTGTGCTAGCCTTACTTATTTCTGTTATgaattaaataaacataaaaatagggAATATATACTGTTCCAACAAAACTTTTCCTCTTTGGATAGAAACCTTCAAGGACTTAAAGAGGcataatttgttttaaagtcCCTTAAGGATGGACAAGAAAACATTTAGTGGTTCTTTTCTTCAGCCATCACACAAAGAAGTGGAGCATTAGATAATCCAGAATAGCAGCCTTGCTATCCAATCTACTGTTTATCCAACAGTAATAGGAAGGGGAGCTCTGCAGGTCGGGAAAGCTAGCCCAGGATTACAAACTGCCATAAATGAGCTACATGTCAATTAGTTGGATTATGTataacattttatgaaataatgctcttaaaaacaaaaacccttataTGTTACTAAAAGATTAAACTTAAAAGGAGGGTATAAAAAACATattcacagaaaatatttattatactacTCTTTGCACTATGTATGGAACAGTATGTTTATTAAGTCCAAGAGAAAAGATAATTCACTGACATGAAACAcccaaatttcttcattttaaaagtagtttAGAGATAGCATCAGGTAGGCCAAACAACTGCACTGGGCCCCTGTAGAGTAGGGTTTGgtctattaaaaaaatcttttcttgctGGAACTGGCTTCCCTGCAAGCTCAATAGGTTCTGGAGCTCATTTACCAGATTGCTCGCTGGATCCCAGAAAGTTGCCCGTGGTCAGCTAAGTGACGGAAGACTATACGACTAAGCCTCCAGCGCCGCTTCACACCACGCGGACGGGACGTCATAACACACCGATTTCTGATTCTAACAGGACAGCTATCCCGTGGGAGGGCAGCGATTTCTTCATCGGCCACGTCCTAAGGGAAATCACATTATTACACAGATCGCATTACATTGTTGTACATGTATTTTGCTCCTTCTCACTGGCAggtaacttactttttttttttgagacagagtcttgctctgtcacccaggctatggGTGACAGAttgtgcaatgacacaatctcggctcactgcaacctctgcctcctgggttcaagtgattctcctgcctcagcctcccaagtagctgagattacaggtgtgcactagcacactcagctaattttttgtatttttagtagagacggggttttgccacgttgcccaggctggtctcaaactcctgagctctggcaatccgcctgtctcggcttcccaaagtgctaggattacaggtgtgagctacagcaCCCGGCCACTGGCAGGTAATTTTCATTGCATGAGTACCataattcatttatccatcctACCTTTGATGGTCATCTGGGTCATCTTCCGATTTGAGCGAATATGAATAGTACAGCTACATACTTTTGTTTAAGTCATTGGTAAAGTATGTGAATGTATTTCTGTTGCCTCCTCACGTGTTTTGAATCACAGAAGTTTGAAACCTCTGGGCTGATGATCAAATAGGAAGGAATGTGGCTTGAGATAAGActagagaaggaggaaggagagtatcACATGGAGCCCTGATGTCTATGGTAAAGATTCTGACAACTGGAGAAGTAAAGGGGAGAGATCAGAtgaggtttatatttttaaaaaatcatttgcaaGGTAGAGGATGAATCAGGTAAGGGCAAAGTGGTTGAGGGGACAAAAGGAGGGATTACAGCAGTAGCTAGGGCTCAGGTTTTGTCAGTAGAGATTTCTTCCTATGTATGTGTTCAAGAGTGTGAGTGTTCATAATATTCACTTTAATCTGATAAGTGTCCTGACAAGTATGATGGACCCTGTGCTAGACTGTCATGCAAGCAAAATAACACATTAAGAGAACACAAATTAAATGAAAGTATATACAAaccaaaaattaacacaaaagcTTATTGCATGTGTTACCATTATGAACTAACAgaattatataaaacaatatgattgccaggtgcagtggctcatgcctgtaatcccagcactttgggaggctgaggtgggcggatcacctgaggtcggtagtttgcgaccggcctgaccaacatagagaaaccccgtttctactaaaaagacaaaattagctgggtgtggtggtgcatgcctgtaatcccagctggctgggaggctaaggcaagagaattgcttgaacccaggaggcagatgtggtgagccgagatcgtgccactgcactccagcctgggcaacaagagcaaaaccccatctcaaaaacaaaacaaaatgaaaaaacaacatgACTGAGCCATTGAGTAGTAAACAATAAATGCTATAAAAGGAACTGGAGAGAAGAAATGACTGGGCAGGAAGATTGAAGCCAGGTTTCATGGAGGTGGACTTTAAAGAATGGCTAGAAattactgattgattgattggttgataCATACCCCTCCTTGTTCCCTGAAAGATTTAAGgcagtttacaaatgaggaaactggggcaaaGAGAAATGACAGTAGAAAAGATAAAAGCCTCAGGAACACAAAAGTGCATGCTGTAAAAGCCTGAGTTTGTTAGAACTGGGACATAAATTTGACTTGTAAGAAACTTAGCAGGCAGCAGAGAACCATGATCAGTTTACATGATTCAGACTCTGCACAGTTATTGCTGCTAGTCATACCAGAGACACTTCTTCTGGGTGTCTTCATAAAGGTACTCAAACAACACACCCCCAGCtgtattaaggtataattgacaaataaaaattgcatatatttaaggcATACGATGTCATGATTTGTTgaacatatacattgtgaaatgattaccacaatgaAGCTAATGAATGCATCCTTCACCTCACAAGattaccttttgtgtgtgtgtgtgtgtgtgggtgtgttaaGAACACTtcagatctactctcttagcaatttcaagtacacaatacagtactattgactatagtcacgGTGCTGTGCATTAGCTCCACAGAACTGATTCATCTTACAACAAAGTACACCCTTTGACCAGTATCTCCTGATTTCCCCCTGCCCCCCATACCCCCCATACACCCTAGTCCTCCTAGCTCCAAGCAGCCACCATCCTGCTTCCCTGCCTCTATGAACAACGTCTTGAGCTCAGTTTCTCCCGGgccccacaattttttttttttttttttttttttttttttttttgagacacagtcttgctctgtcacccaggctggagtgtagtggcatgatctcggttcactgcaacctctgccccccgagttcaagcaattctcctgcctcagcctcccgaatagctgggattacaggtatgtgccatttGCACTcatttaagttttgtattttcagtagagacagggtttggccaggttggtcttgaactcctgacctcaggtgatctgtccgcctcagcttcccaaagtgttgggataacaggcatgagccactgtgcctggcctgccacTTCTTATTACTCCCTAAATGTACGAAAGTAGCTTAATGCCACTTTAGTGTAAGCCATAACCCAGTGGTCCAAGGCCCTCAGTTTTCTGCTCATCTGGCTTAATCTAGACAAGACTAAAAAGAAACCATAGTAATAAATAGGATGTATATCATTCTGTCAACTTCTctaaatgtagtttttaaaaaatctgagttCTCAATAAGTTGAGTGGCCTTGAGTTTAATTTATAGCTCCCTAATAAGCCTGTTTAACGCAGATATGCTACATCACCACTTAGGTGCAGGGCTTTATGCTTCAGAAAGCCAAGCAAGGTGGACATCCTCTTATTCAACCCAAGCAGTGTGACAAGAAAGTAAGCCTTAATGGAAAGGCACTTCAGCACACAGAGGTGGGCAAGGGAGTTCAGGGAGACAGGCTCAGAATGGTACTGGGTAAGGAACAGTATCAACATCAGCAATGCCTCCCAATGCCTTGTCAGTTAAAAGATTGcgatgaggctgggcacagtggctcacgcctgtaatcctagcactttgggaggcccagatgggtggatcacgaggtcaggagttcgagaccagcctggctaacatggtgaagccccgtctctactaaaaatacaaaaattagctgggcatggtggcatgcgcctgtaatcccagttactcaggagactgaggcaggagaattgctttaacctgggaggcagaggttgcggtgagccgagattgcaccattgcactccagcccaggggacagagcaagacaccatctcaaaaaaaaaaaaaaaaaaaaaaaaaaacaagattgggATGAAGTCAGGGAGAGACCTTAGGTGAAAATAATACCCAGTTTACCAGTACTTTCTAAGGCTGGCATAATGAAACAGTTGAAAGGCTAGTTAGGAGTGAATAGTCTTTAATTTGAAACTCACCAAAATCAGTTTCAAGGCTATTTGTTTACATTGATGTGGATCTTATTCTCCAGAAATTATATTGATACCAAGTCACAACAAACAGTATCAAAAGCGATCTGATGTGAGTTAAGGATCTTGTGGTACAAAGGGACTCATCTTAATTAGCTAACCTGAAGAGTTTTTGGCAAAATGGTATTCTTCCTGAGTGAATTAATACGTAGCCTCTCATCTGCGTATTCATAGGCCATTTTTCGTCTCTTCACATCGCGCCACATTCTCCAGTCTACGTAGTGACTTCGAACTTGGCCTGAAGCTGATGAAGGAACCATCTGAAAGACAGAGACAAGGGACCAGTGAAGGATAGCCAGGCCCATATTCTGAGTGTTCCTCAATCCTGCAATTCTCTTTCTGCCACCATTTATGATCTAGTATTCTTTTAAGAGTTGTTTTAGATCAGTTTAATAATTTAAGATAATAGACTTCCTAATTCAGAATAAATAAGTTTTATGGATGTATATTAAGTCAAAATCATAATATAATGCAATAACATATGTATTGGAAGGTGAAAGAcagattttcagaaatttttattattctgttcGACCTGTACTTAGGCCAATAGTCACATGGTTCAAAAATCAAAAAGGTATAAAAAGACACACAGTGAAAAGTCTCCCCACACCTCATTCCTCACCTGCCCAGTGACTCCTATGCCCCACAGGTATCCActgtttccagtttcttttttatctttcagagatttttgtctgtaTACACTCCCCTCCCATTTTTCATTCCCTCTTTTCAGTTAACAATATACGTTAGAGATCTTTCAATATCTGAATGTAAAAAGCTTCCCCATTTTCTTCATATTGCATAATCCACTATATAGAAGCATCATAATTTAACCTGCCACATATTGCTGGACAGACCTCACTATTTAtcattataaacaatgctgcagtgaataatGTCTTAGAAATCATTTcatatgtatttctatatatcttaaagatacattattatttatttattttacttttttgagatggaatctagctctgtcacccaggctggagtgcagtggtgcaatctcggctcactgcaacatacgcctcccgggttcaagcaattctcatgcctcagcctcctaagtagctcagactacaggtgcctgccaccacatctggctgttttttgttttttgtatttttagtacagacggggtttcaccatgttggccaggctggtcttgaactcctgacctcaagtgatccatccatctcggcctcccaaagtgctgagattataggaatgagccactgtacccaacgaGGATAAATTATTGGGAGCAAAACTGCTAGGTCAAAGGGTACTTTAAAACTATCACTGACCTAATACTTCTCAGCACTAGTTGTCCAGTAATAAGACAGTATATTCCTTGTAGTCTCATATTTTCGTGGTGATAATTTACAGTTTTGACTCACAGTACAGGCAAAGGGAGTATAGATCGCAAGAAACGTAAGTCTCTCTCAAACCAGAGGAAATATTACATGTTAATTAAATTGCCCCTATAGAAAAATGATGGCTTCTGATAAGTGATGTTTGTAAACTTATATGTAtagcaaaatataaaactgaaaataagaatACTATAAATAGAAAGCCAACATTTTTTCAGTCTATTGACAAAAGATAAACTGAACATCTTCAGTGCTCACATTACTAAACAAAAGTTCCATGGGGAAATATAACAATTCTGCAATCACCTTTTGGAAAAAAGATAAGCAGGAATAGAATGTGAATATTGATGTGGCATATGACTGAGTCCAGTGAATGCCTTGGTAACCATGGCTGGAAACGCTTGTCCCAGAAAGACGGGCTTTGAAATGTTGATAGAATTTTTACTAAAGTGGggacaggggaggggagaaaagctAGTTTGTCcaaacaaaacatagaaaagaatatacattcataAGATCAAGGAGAAATCATTCTGGCTGAAAGAAACCATTCACCTTGAGGGGCAATGTGAGGTTTGCTTTTACCTATGAAATTGAGGGTACAGGGGATTTAGAAAACAAGATTAAGCATTTCgtctttgaattctttttcaaagTATTCCTAATCAAATTCTCCTAGAACACttctattagtttttaaaaacagtctttCATTCTATTTTGCATACCTTGTTTTCTTACTAGAAAAgtaataacactttttttttttttttttgagatgggagttttgttcttgttgcccaggctggagtgcaatggcatgacctcagctcactgcaacctctgcctcccaggttcaaccgattctcctgcctcagcctcccgagtagctgtgattataggcgcccgccaccacgtttggctaattttgtatttttagtagagatgtggtttctccatgttggtcaggctggtcttgaaatcgggaagtaatacacttttaaaataaaatatttattggccTATTACATTATTTCTTCTGTGAATGCTTTTATGTCCTTTGCATTTCTACTGTGGTGTATTTCCTTACCAGCTTATAATGGTGCTTTATAGATTAAGGCTGCATCTATTCTGCTCTGTACACATCTTATCCTGCCCCAATCTCTTACCCCTCTTCAGCTCCTAAAACCTTTCCACTGGGCCCTCCAAATCCATGGTCTACCAtcaaaatcttttaaattctCAACTTCTCTTAACATCTCCTTCACCTTTCGCTCTGGCCAAATTTTAAATCCCTCCTCACAGCTTTTCCTGTAGCTCCTTTTTCTTCCATAACTGGGCCTAGAGATGGGATAGGTAAGTGTCTTCCTTGCTCTTCATTGCAACTTCCAgttctccttccttcctgaaaGCTCCTGGCTTTGACTCATGCCATTGGGCTTACTACCTTCCACTACCTCTCATCATTACAGTCATCTACCAAAGCCCCTACTACTCCCTTTCATTTTTCCACGATTTTGGATCCTGGCTTACTGTCACTCTCTCCAATATTCTTGCTATCTTAATTCCTGGTGATTTCAAT
This Rhinopithecus roxellana isolate Shanxi Qingling chromosome 8, ASM756505v1, whole genome shotgun sequence DNA region includes the following protein-coding sequences:
- the MRPS14 gene encoding 28S ribosomal protein S14, mitochondrial translates to MAAFMLGSLLRTLKQMVPSSASGQVRSHYVDWRMWRDVKRRKMAYEYADERLRINSLRKNTILPKTLQDVADEEIAALPRDSCPVRIRNRCVMTSRPRGVKRRWRLSRIVFRHLADHGQLSGIQRAIW